The sequence CCCCCCGGGGCAAGCACGTGGGAAGCCGCACTTACCCAGGGGCGCGGGGAACTGCGCGACCGGCCACGACCCTGCTCGACTGTGGACGCGGTGAGCAACCACCCCAAAGGGGCGCGGGGAACTGCGCGACCAGCCCACCACTCAGGGGTGGTCCCTGAGCCGACAGAACGGGGCAGTCCGGGGGGTCAGGCGCGCTCGTTCGCACGGGGGGTGGGGGGATCAGGCAGAATCGGAACTTATGACGAGTCCCAAGAACGACCGCTCGGGGACGGCCACCGCCGGAGACGGGCAGCCGAAGTACGCCGACCGGGCCTACCGGTCCGTCGCCGGAGTCGTCGGCGGTGTGCTGCTCCTCGTACTCGCCGGCTGGCTCGGCGGCGACGCGGTCGCGCGCGGCACCGGCCACACCCCGTGGCTGGCGCTGGCCGCCCTGCTCTGCGCGGTGCCGCTGATCATCGCGTTCAGCCTCCGCCCGGTGGTCTACGCGAACGACGACCGGGTCCGGGTGCGCAACCCGTTCCGTACCATCACGGTCCCGTGGTCCGGCGTGGACGGCATCCGCTCGGCGTACTCGACCGAGCTGCTGGCCGGTGGCCGCAAGTTCCAGATGTGGGCGATCCCGGTGTCGGTGCGGGCCCGCAAGAGCGCGGCCCGGCAGACCGCCCGGGCGCAGTCCGGCGACCCGCGTGAGTCGGTCAGCGTGATCCCGCGCCGCCACCCCGGTCAGCCCGGCGCCGACGGCACCTTCCGCGCGCCGTCCGACCGGGCGGTGAACGAGCTGCGCGAGCTGGCCGACCGGCACCCGGTGAAGGACGACGACCGTCCGAACCCGGTGATCCGCTGGTGCTACGAGATCATCGCGCCCTCGGTGGCTGGCGCGGTCGTGCTGATCGTCCTCGCCGTCACCGGCTGAGTCGCCCGCTGAGCCGCCGGCCGAGGTCCGGCCGCCCCTGGAAGGCGAGGCGCCCCCGGCCGGAAAGCCCCTACCGTGCGGGCCTTACGGTCCGTGAACGAGGGGCAACTTCGCGGTGAAGTATCCCGCGGTGATCCTGTGAAGCCCCACTGAGTCAACCTTTCGCAAATACATTGCCGGTGCCGTGCGCGGTGCTGCGTGCGGCCCGTGCCGTGCGTGAGGTGCAGGGGCGGGGGGAGCCGACAGGGGCGGGTGGGGCGATGACCGGCGACAGCCGGGAATTCGGGGTCGGTGGCATC comes from Streptomyces sp. NBC_00448 and encodes:
- a CDS encoding PH domain-containing protein; the protein is MTSPKNDRSGTATAGDGQPKYADRAYRSVAGVVGGVLLLVLAGWLGGDAVARGTGHTPWLALAALLCAVPLIIAFSLRPVVYANDDRVRVRNPFRTITVPWSGVDGIRSAYSTELLAGGRKFQMWAIPVSVRARKSAARQTARAQSGDPRESVSVIPRRHPGQPGADGTFRAPSDRAVNELRELADRHPVKDDDRPNPVIRWCYEIIAPSVAGAVVLIVLAVTG